The Petrotoga miotherma DSM 10691 region AGCATAGATAAAGAAAAAGGGTTAGTATGGTTAGATCTAACTAGTATAAACAACTCATATGCCTTGGCTATGAAAAGGGAAAGAGCAGAAAGTTTGGGCATTGATACCATATCTGAACTTGCCGAATATGTAAATGATCATCCTGGGGAAATGAAAATAGCAATTGACTATGAATTCTTCGAAGGTGCAATGAATATTTTCGAAATGGCAAAAGCATACAACATGAATATCTCCAAAAATGATGTAAAAACTATGCAGTGGGGTTTAACCTATGAGTCTTTGAATCAAGGAGACGCTGATATAACAATGGTCTTTACCACCGATTCTCAGCTACTGAAATACGACTTAAAGGTTTTGGAAGACGATAAACATTTCTTCCCTTTTTATCATGTAGCTGTTGTGGTGAGAGAAGATACTTTAGAAAAATATCCTGAGATAGCAGAAATTTTAAGACCTTTTGCTATGTACTTAAATCAAGATATAATCATAAGGCTAAATTATTTAGTAGATGTTGAAGGAAAAGAACCAGAGGAAGTTACAAAGAATTATCTTAAAGGCTTAGGATTGATAGAATAATCTCAGGTATCAAATAAAAAGTCAGGAGATTCCTGGCTTTTTATTTTCTCAAAGAGTTCGACAGCCTTGAACCAACAAATTGAATTATCTGAGTTAAGAAGATTAATATTGCTACGTCGTATAGAAGAACATCCATTCTAAACCTTTGATATCCGTAATTTATTGCCATTGCACCAAGGCCTCCGGCTCCCACGGCTCCTGCTATAGCCGTATAGGTTATTAAATTTATAATCAACAAAGTAATATTTGAAACCATCTCTGGCGCAGTCTCAGGTAGTAATACTTTAAATATAAACTGTCTGTTAGTCATACCCATAGATACAGACGTGTCTAGTAAACCTTGTGAAAGATTGTTAAAAGAAGTTTCAGCTAATCTTGCCATAAACGGAATGGCTGCAATAGACAAAGGCACAATTGCTGCAGTTGAACCGATTATTGTTCCTGTTAATAATCTAGTTAAAGGGATTATCAAAATAATAAGGATGATAAAGGGTATTGATCTAAATATATTTACAATCCAATCTAAAACGGAATACCAAGTTTTTGCTGCTTTCTTATCACTCTTAGACAACATGTAGAGCGTAATCCCCAAGGGAATACCTAACAAAATAGCTATAAAACCAGAAACAAAGGTCATGTATAACGTTTCAAGAGTAGCTATAAATAGATCTTGGATCATTTATTTCAACACCTCAACTTTGTAAACATTGGCAGAGAGCTCTTCTAAAAACTTTTCCATTTCCTTCTGCGTAGAAATAACCTCAACTATTAAAGTCCCATATGGATTGTCTTTCAAATGTTCTATCTTACCGTAAAGTATGTTCAATGTGATATCATATTTTTTGGTGATATTATGTAAGATAGGTTCATGAGTTTTTTCTCCCCAAAAAACGACCTTTATTAACCTATCGTTTTCTCCTTTAACAACCTCTTTTACCCTCTTCCAATCTACGTTTATTTCTTGATAAAATTCTTTATTCAGCTCATTTTCTTTTACAATAAAAAATTCATGGACTTTACCAAAAAAATCAACGGTTCCATTTTTTAAATAAACGACCTTATCACAAATCTTTTTGATCACGTCCATTTCATGAGTAACAATCAAAATTGATTTTTTCATACTCTTATTGATTTCCAATATGAGATCTAAAATTCTTTGTGTTGTACTCGGATCTAAAGATGATGTGGGTTCATCAAACAAAATAATATCAGGATTATTTATCAATGCCCTTGCTATAGCTGTTCTTTGTTTCTCTCCTCCCGATAACTGTGAAGGATAAGAATCCTTTTTATGAAGAAGGTTGACCTCTTCCAATAACTTATTAACACGAACTTCTATTTCTTTTTTAGGTGCCTTTTCAATTTCAAGGGGAAGAGATACATTTTTAAATACCGTTCTAGAACTCAACAAGTTGAAATGTTGAAATACGATACTAATCTTTTTTCTCACGTTTCTCAACTGATTTGTATTTAATTGTGTTATATCTACATGATTCAAGAAAATCTCCCCTGAAGTAGGAGATTGGAGCAGGTTCAACGTTCTCAAAAGAGACGTTTTCCCCGCTCCGGATAACCCAATAATTCCCAAAATTTCTCCATCTTCAACCGAAAAATTTATGTTTTTTAAGACATGATTTTTGTCATCATATATGAGATTAAGATTTTGTATTTTTAACAACTACGTTTCTCCTTTTGCATTATTTTATGAATGCTCAAAATACTGGTACTACGGCACCATTGTACTTCTCTAAAATAAATTCTCTCACCTTATCTGTTGTTAGTACTTCAACCAAAGCTTTTACTAGTTCATCGTCGACACGACTTTCCTTCACCGCTATTATGTTGGCATATGGAGACTGGGCTCCTTCGTAGAATACCGCATCTTCCAATGGATTCAACCCAGCTTCTATAGCATAATTTGTGTTAATAACTGCCCCAACAACATTTTTATCTTCTTTATATGTTCTTGGCAAATATGGTGCTTCAAGCTCTTTGAATTCCAAACCGTATGGATTTTCAACGATATCTTTGATTGTTGCCACTAACGGATCTTCTCTCTCCTTAAGCTTAATTATACCTTGTTCTTGAAGGAGCAACAAAGATCTACCTTCGTTGGTAACATCGTTAGGAATTATGATTAAATCTCCTTTTTTGAGGTCTTTTAAATCTTTTTTCAAATAAAACCCCATAGGTTCAACATGGATCTTAGCAACAGATACCAAATCTGGCAAGTTACGTTCCCTCTTAAAAGTTTCTAAATATGGTTCATGTTGAAAATAATTTGCATCTATGGAACCATCTTCCAAAGCCAAATTAGGTTGAACATAATCTGTAAAAATTACTATCTCAAGTTCTACACCCGTTTTTTCTTTGAAATCATCTTTTACGAACTCTAAGATCTCGGCATGGGGAACTGGAGTAGCTCCAACTTTGAAAGTATTACCACCAAAACCAAACAAAGCATACCCTTCAACGAAAAGCAATGTTAAAAAAACAAATAATGAAGCCAAAACCTTTACCACACTCTTACTTTTTTTCATACTAAATCCCTCCCTTGTAAAATATATTTTAGTTCCCTTTCACCCCGTAACCCTTTTAAAATCAAAATCTTATTATTTAAAAAATCCCTCTAATTAGAACTTTATATATAAAAAACCTCTTCCGGTAGAATGGAAGAGGTGTATTTTTATAACTCTTATCCTCTCCTTATCTCCCAGAATTACTCTGCAGGATTTGGCACCATTGCATAATTTTGTTAAATTATGCAGGTTGCCGGGCTTCTTCGGGCCAGTCCCTCCGCCTCTCTCGATAAGGAATCAAAACTTATTAATTTAACTAATATTATCATATTATTTTTTGAAAGTCAAGCTAATTTTACCTCTTTTGCCATAGCTTTTGCCAATTCAGCTAATTTCTTAAAATCTTCTTCTTTAGCAGATAATCTTGCTTCTATCGGCTCAGCAACAAGTGGCCATTTCATTTGCTCATTGTACTTAACTAAAGTTGAAACTCCCCCACCACTCCAGCCATAAGTACCAAAGATACCTAAAACATGATTTTTTATGTTGGTATGG contains the following coding sequences:
- a CDS encoding glycine betaine ABC transporter substrate-binding protein translates to MLTLKKLTIFILFVVFSLTALFGATLTVGASNFTEQYIFGELISALLEENGFKIDKRFGLNTLVKRTGMLNGQIDVTADYTGTAWTTYYHKEELIYDPVELYNQVKSIDKEKGLVWLDLTSINNSYALAMKRERAESLGIDTISELAEYVNDHPGEMKIAIDYEFFEGAMNIFEMAKAYNMNISKNDVKTMQWGLTYESLNQGDADITMVFTTDSQLLKYDLKVLEDDKHFFPFYHVAVVVREDTLEKYPEIAEILRPFAMYLNQDIIIRLNYLVDVEGKEPEEVTKNYLKGLGLIE
- a CDS encoding methionine ABC transporter permease: MIQDLFIATLETLYMTFVSGFIAILLGIPLGITLYMLSKSDKKAAKTWYSVLDWIVNIFRSIPFIILIILIIPLTRLLTGTIIGSTAAIVPLSIAAIPFMARLAETSFNNLSQGLLDTSVSMGMTNRQFIFKVLLPETAPEMVSNITLLIINLITYTAIAGAVGAGGLGAMAINYGYQRFRMDVLLYDVAILIFLTQIIQFVGSRLSNSLRK
- a CDS encoding methionine ABC transporter ATP-binding protein encodes the protein MLKIQNLNLIYDDKNHVLKNINFSVEDGEILGIIGLSGAGKTSLLRTLNLLQSPTSGEIFLNHVDITQLNTNQLRNVRKKISIVFQHFNLLSSRTVFKNVSLPLEIEKAPKKEIEVRVNKLLEEVNLLHKKDSYPSQLSGGEKQRTAIARALINNPDIILFDEPTSSLDPSTTQRILDLILEINKSMKKSILIVTHEMDVIKKICDKVVYLKNGTVDFFGKVHEFFIVKENELNKEFYQEINVDWKRVKEVVKGENDRLIKVVFWGEKTHEPILHNITKKYDITLNILYGKIEHLKDNPYGTLIVEVISTQKEMEKFLEELSANVYKVEVLK
- a CDS encoding MetQ/NlpA family ABC transporter substrate-binding protein, producing the protein MKKSKSVVKVLASLFVFLTLLFVEGYALFGFGGNTFKVGATPVPHAEILEFVKDDFKEKTGVELEIVIFTDYVQPNLALEDGSIDANYFQHEPYLETFKRERNLPDLVSVAKIHVEPMGFYLKKDLKDLKKGDLIIIPNDVTNEGRSLLLLQEQGIIKLKEREDPLVATIKDIVENPYGLEFKELEAPYLPRTYKEDKNVVGAVINTNYAIEAGLNPLEDAVFYEGAQSPYANIIAVKESRVDDELVKALVEVLTTDKVREFILEKYNGAVVPVF